TCGAGCATAAGAAGGAGGGcagcgaggcgaggcgaggagcGGGGTACGTTTTCGCTCCTTTTGCATCTCCTTCCGCCCCTTTGCGTCGAAGGAGTCATGGCAACACGCGTCCTTGATGATATGCGTTGGCTCTGTGCGCTGCCTACTTCTCCTACTGCTCGTTCTCATCAGCATCTTCCTGCTCTCCATTCGAGATGACATTTCGAAGTAGCGTAATCGGTGGCCAtttccggtggccatttgGTAGCTTCGTTGCCTTATCATTCTGACGCCGGTGAGCGCCATCCGCCAGGGGAACGGGGGTGTGATAATGAAATATTtcgcattctttttttttctttcggttccGGTGCTGCCATTTTATTGCCACCGCGCGATAAAGGCACACTCGGATGACTGGAGCGCACAGGCAAACACACGGTCGGTCATCATTAAAGGCTAACCTcatgaaaacgaacgaaaaccaaGGAGTCACCGCAACGACGATTGAAAGTTCgttagcttttttttttagaaaatgcaaatgatatcTTAAcgttttattcttcttttcctatttttctaCGGTTGCTATTACCGATGGGGAaacggggagggagggtatGGTGAGGCGATGAAACGAGTGGCGCGGAATGTATATTttgtcgttttcttttttgttaagGGAGATGATAAGGAAGGTGAAGGAAAGGAGTGGAGTTTGGGAATGGAGGGAAATTAAACTACTTACACATTAACTATCCGTGGGTAGGGAAGGGGGATTGCTAGCCGGTGGTGTCGTGCGTTATCTTATCAagcccacaaacacacacgcacacacgcacacacatgcatgctACGAACCAGCAGGAGTAgaacacacactttctctAAGCGAGAGATAGCCAGGgctgggagggggggatagGGAAATTACAATAATTACGTTACTTGAGTAAGAGCAAAATCCGGGAAAAACGGAATGTAAGGACGAGTGTTCTGTTCGCTGATCTCTACTAGCCTAaccacactaacacacacacagacacacacacacagataccaATAGGCCAGccaatcgattgttttgggACATTGGGAATGTGATCGAAGTAGCGTAACTAGAGGACATCgcactgtgtatgtgtgtgtgtgtgtgtgtgctccgagATGTATCGTCCGTCCGTGTCAAATCAGTCTTGGAATGGGAATTTTTGAAACAgaagacccacacacacacacactcacacactcacacatgcgCCAGGATGGCGCCAGGATTAGGGGATGTTCTTTTCGTTGCGCGCACTAGCTAGCCCTAATCTCCATACCCCCCTTCGATCTGGGGACACACTCGCTGGTGTCCCTTTGGTGTCAATACTGTCAACTGGTGGCTGGCTATATTGCTCGACGCGCAGCAAATTGGGAATTTAAGGATCTCTTCTTTTGATGTCTCTTGCGATGAGCATTGTGTCTTCTGTTATTTCACCAATCGTTCATCTCAGTCACCCATGCAGCAGAACGTTACTCTCGCATCGCATTCAAGAGCCAACTGAgagctcatcgtcgtcgtcgtcgtcggtgtcatcatcatcaccgtcaacGAATCCTTCGCCTACTGATACTGTATACTGATATGGTTACGTTCCCATAAAGTTCTCCATAAAGGGAATTCGTTCCTTTCTGGTGGCATCAAAGGGGAaaacgaggggggggggaaggacgAACGGGGAACAGGTGGACAATCTCTCGTTTGCATGGCATACGGGGAATGCGACGATATGGGACGGCTTCGAGAGGTGCATCACGCGATCATTAGCCGTTGTAATGCGGTAACTAACAATCGGGAGCACCCCGAAGGCCAAGAACGGACagagtttgttgttgatgttggtaTCGTCTCGCCCCGCGTCTACTCATCGCTCGGTTCctcgtgctcctcctcctcctcctcctcttcgtcgtcactGTCGCTGGCAGCGGATGAACCGGATGCTGCCGTCAGCCGCACCATCGGCTGGCTTGTACCGTTCCACCATCGCCGGCCGCCAACAAGACCACTGCCGAGGCCGccaagaccaccaccaccgacaccgccgccgacgccgccgccgacggtGGTAGCGAGTGGTGGCCAGCGGCGCCGGGGCTAGAAGGTGGTCACCTTACCGAGCTTCAGGCCGAGCAGCTTCTTGCGCTTCTTCACGCTCAGCTTGCTCCACAGGTTGCTGGTGCCCTCGACCAGCAGGTACTCGTCGCACAGGTCGACACCgttggccgccgccgcaatGCTACCGCTGGTGGCGTGATCTTTGGCTAGCAGGTCCACCATGTCGACGTCCGATTTCTGGTTACGCTCCGAGCGTGAATCACCGGACACGAAGCCGGACTCGGGGCGAGACAGTGATTGCGATTGGTTTGTCCACTGCAGCGTGTGGAACCAGCGAGCGACCTTCGCCGTCGATGACAActgttgagagagagagtgagagagacaaAAAGCGTGATTAGAGTTGTTAAAATGCGGGAATTGATTTGGTGACGCCATTCGCGCGatcaatcgaacgatcgagaAACAAGAAAAGACAACATTTCTATTTTATCCCGTATCATTGACGTAGATCTCGATAGTACTTCAgctgtgtctgtttgtgtgtggtttggttttatgACTTTTATTACAATTTAACCTTCATTATTCACTAACAGCATcaatatcatcaccatcctggGGTTTGAGAttaagggggaaaaaaggaaacgggaGAATTACAGcaaaggaaggggaggggttAAGGAAATTCgcgatcttcatcatcgtcatcatcatcgtcgtcattatTTAAATTGTTCCTAAATATGTACAGATCTCTTCAACACGTCGGGGAATTTTTCGCACGGGGACGCAAAACTCCCTTCGGGGAGGAAGTGATAGCGAAACGAGCTCCTTGCGTGTCTGCTTCGACTTCTGCTTCGACACTACtcttactactactactactacttggTGGTATGGCGGGCCCACTGCGAGCGCTGGACTTGGCTCATGATCTGGCTCCGGTTTGGCACCTTCTCGCTGGTGCTTCGCGTGATGAAGCTCGGCGTGGCCGGTAGCTTCCGCGTCACGGTACCACTTTCGTCGGTGACCTTCAGCGTGACCAGGCTCGGAATGGATGTCTTCTTGtcgtagtgctgctgttgctgctgctgcggttggtgCAGAAAACGCGTGGAGTCCTTCAGTATCGACACATTCCGTGTACTGCCTGCCTCGCCCTGGCTGAGCGTACCCGAACCGGAAGCGGAGCTACTGCCACCGGTCgtcccggtaccggtaccggtggtactgctaccggtgctgctactggtggcgGTGTTCGTGGTCGGCAGCTCGGAGAAGGAAGCCGACTTCCGGCTCGGTACACTGGCCGCCGGAATGTCAAGCTTTTGCTGGGTGTCACTCATCGGGACGATTACCTTCACCTTTCCATCGGTATCGATCGTGGTCAGTGTGCCGACCTGCGAGAGGGGTTTGATgaacgggctgctgctgctgctgccactgccacttgCCATCATCGTTCCACTcactccatcaccatcatcaagccGCAACGATTCCATGCCCTTCTCCAGACTTCGCGCTAGCCGGAGCTCATCGAACAGTGTCGAGGTGGAGGAGGCATACGACGGGCGGTTCGAGCGTTGGCCAGCACTGACCATATCACTCATGAaggagccaccaccacccatcaacCGGCCGCCTGCCGAGGTGGTAGCCGTTGGTGAGTTTTTGCTCGAACTATCGGCCGATGGTGGTTTGGAACCGGGGGCCGGTGACCCCAGTGGACCACCGTAACCGGTCGCGTTTGGATTAGCGAACATGTAGTTCGGtaccgggggtggtggttgcggtgagCCAAGGCTTGTCGGGATGGttgcggcagcagctgctgcagcggccgccgccgctggatAGAATGCACCCGGAAAGGCCGACAACTGGCTGAGCAGCGTCTGGTTGAGTTTGTAGAGTTCCTGCTGAGCAACGAGGGGATTGGTTGCGGCACTGGTGGTCGCTGCACCGCCAGCCGTCACCCCTAGGGCGGCTAGGGATTGTAGTTTCTGGAGTTGCTGCAGGGCGGGCGAAAGGTTCATTCCGGCTCCGACACTGAGCAAATCATtcaactgttgttgttgctgttgctgctgctgctgttgctgttgttgctgcaagtAAGAGAACTGCAGAGGTATCTTGAATTAAAAGAGGAGCACAAGGGAGAGGCGCTTCCGCTGTTCATGCCATGCTGGAAGCagcaaagggaagggaggtgcCATCAGGTCAACAAACTTACCTTCTATCAGCGCTGGTGTTCCGAGACAGGTTTGACGAGCAACACGCGGCCAAAACCTTGTAGAAAGGCTGGGTTTtagtaagcagcagcaacagccggcgCCTCAAGTTAGATAAGCGATTTTGCGCCTGAAGCTAGCGTTTCACTCTGTTCACAAATTGAcgaaaggtatgcaatgtggcAGCGCTCGAAATTTGCAGCCATTTCTGCTCGAATGGTGTAAAATTTCGAATCTGTCGGAGGAGCACGATCGGTGCGCGCGCGGAACGGGAATTCCAGAGGTTCTTCGAGTCAAAGTCAAAGCACGGGGAAAGGGACTCTTTCGAGAAACTCCACTCCCCATAAGCATCTCACAGTCGCGGAGGAGTCGTTCAAAGGATTTGGAGCTTATTTCTGGTAATACCGCTCGGTGCGAGAGTTAATAATGGGCATTCGAACGGCACAATCGATAACGCAGCGCAGTAACACagataaacacaaacaaacacacacacacacacacacacagacagacagacagacacgtaTAAGGAACACAATAATTTGACAAAACAGTTCAGGGTGGCAAAATGAGGGGGCAGCTAGTACAGCCATCCCCAGCCCTCAGTTGCACCACCGAGAAGCGGCCAGATCACATTACTAGCACTAGTGTACACGTACCTGTGGAGCGATTCCGATGGCGGTCGCCGAAAGACccggtcggtccggttcgTGATAGCCACCGAGCGAGGCAATGTGCTCTAATAGCTCACgattctgctgcagcagctgctggataCGTGCCTGTTTATGGTGGC
This sequence is a window from Anopheles darlingi chromosome 3, idAnoDarlMG_H_01, whole genome shotgun sequence. Protein-coding genes within it:
- the LOC125957751 gene encoding putative protein TPRXL, with the translated sequence MNLSPALQQLQKLQSLAALGVTAGGAATTSAATNPLVAQQELYKLNQTLLSQLSAFPGAFYPAAAAAAAAAAATIPTSLGSPQPPPPVPNYMFANPNATGYGGPLGSPAPGSKPPSADSSSKNSPTATTSAGGRLMGGGGSFMSDMVSAGQRSNRPSYASSTSTLFDELRLARSLEKGMESLRLDDGDGVSGTMMASGSGSSSSSPFIKPLSQVGTLTTIDTDGKVKVIVPMSDTQQKLDIPAASVPSRKSASFSELPTTNTATSSSTGSSTTGTGTGTTGGSSSASGSGTLSQGEAGSTRNVSILKDSTRFLHQPQQQQQQHYDKKTSIPSLVTLKVTDESGTVTRKLPATPSFITRSTSEKVPNRSQIMSQVQRSQWARHTTK